Proteins encoded together in one Marinobacter sp. Arc7-DN-1 window:
- the dusA gene encoding tRNA dihydrouridine(20/20a) synthase DusA, whose protein sequence is MVYISDAEKAGNSAVSSGNTGDGPSRKFCVAPMMDWTTSHYRYLARQLSRHTLLYTEMVTTGALIHGDTARFLRHDEAEYPLALQLGGSDAGELAHCARLAEQYGFDEVNLNVGCPSDRVQNNMIGACLMGHPDKVAEGVRAMIEATDLPVTVKHRIGIDGRESWDDLCEFVEKVAAAGCRTFIVHARIAILEGLSPKENRDIPPLKYDWVYRLKAKYPHLEMIINGGIKTFDECHGHLRHTDGVMLGREAYHNPWLLAGVDPEFFGQAAPVETRHQALRATLPFIQSELDRGVFLTHMSRHLLGLFHGQPGGRRFRRYISENAHKPGAGLEVIETALEKVREPVSPEIAEA, encoded by the coding sequence ATGGTCTATATTAGTGACGCAGAAAAGGCAGGAAATTCAGCGGTAAGCAGCGGTAACACTGGCGATGGGCCGTCTCGGAAGTTTTGCGTAGCACCAATGATGGACTGGACCACCAGCCACTATCGCTACCTGGCGCGGCAGCTTAGCCGGCACACCCTGCTCTACACCGAGATGGTAACCACCGGGGCGTTGATCCATGGCGATACCGCACGCTTCCTCCGCCACGACGAAGCCGAATACCCGCTGGCGTTGCAGCTGGGTGGCAGTGATGCCGGTGAGCTGGCGCACTGTGCGAGGCTTGCAGAACAGTATGGATTTGATGAGGTAAACCTGAATGTTGGCTGCCCCAGCGACCGGGTGCAGAACAACATGATCGGCGCCTGCCTGATGGGGCACCCGGACAAGGTGGCTGAAGGCGTCCGCGCCATGATTGAGGCAACGGATCTGCCGGTTACCGTGAAACACCGGATCGGGATCGATGGCCGGGAATCCTGGGACGATCTGTGTGAATTCGTGGAAAAGGTGGCCGCTGCCGGCTGCCGGACCTTTATCGTGCATGCCCGCATTGCCATTCTGGAGGGCCTCAGTCCGAAGGAGAACCGGGATATACCGCCGCTCAAATACGACTGGGTATACCGCCTGAAGGCCAAATACCCGCACCTGGAAATGATCATTAACGGCGGCATCAAGACCTTCGACGAGTGCCACGGACACCTCCGGCACACCGACGGCGTAATGCTCGGCCGGGAGGCCTATCATAACCCCTGGCTGCTCGCCGGCGTTGACCCGGAGTTCTTCGGACAGGCCGCGCCCGTAGAAACGCGCCACCAGGCGCTGCGGGCAACGCTCCCGTTCATTCAGAGCGAGCTGGACCGGGGCGTGTTCCTCACCCACATGTCCAGGCATCTTCTCGGCCTGTTCCACGGCCAGCCCGGCGGACGGCGGTTCCGGCGCTACATCAGCGAGAATGCCCACAAACCCGGCGCTGGCCTGGAAGTCATCGAGACCGCCCTGGAAAAGGTGAGGGAGCCGGTCAGTCCGGAGATTGCCGAAGCTTAA
- the tal gene encoding transaldolase gives MTSKLDQLKTMTTVVADTGDIDAIAKWRPEDATTNPSLLLKAAASEAYRPMLDKAIAEARRHGGSDAEQLTMATDMLAVFAGREILNLIPGVVSTEVDARLSFDTKGTLERARRLVELYDKQGVDASRVLVKVASTWEGIRAAEQLEKEGIHCNLTLLFSFIQAAACAQAGAFLISPFVGRILDWHLANSGRDSYPAAEDPGVLSVTRIYNYYKANGFNTVVMGASFRNTGEIEMLAGCDRLTISPTLLQELKDDQGGLPQQLTADSASSPDRFGTIDEKLFRWESNEDAMATEKLADGIRRFTADQIELENRVRQLAKAA, from the coding sequence ATGACCAGCAAGCTCGACCAACTGAAAACCATGACCACCGTAGTGGCAGACACCGGCGACATCGACGCAATCGCCAAATGGCGGCCGGAAGATGCCACCACAAACCCGTCGCTTCTGCTTAAGGCGGCCGCCTCCGAGGCCTATCGCCCGATGCTGGACAAGGCAATAGCCGAAGCCCGCCGCCACGGAGGATCAGATGCCGAGCAACTGACCATGGCGACGGATATGCTGGCCGTGTTTGCCGGCCGGGAAATCCTGAACCTGATTCCTGGCGTGGTTTCCACCGAAGTCGATGCACGGCTTTCGTTTGACACCAAGGGGACTCTGGAACGGGCCCGCCGCCTGGTCGAGCTTTACGACAAGCAGGGTGTGGATGCCAGCCGTGTGCTGGTCAAGGTTGCGTCTACCTGGGAAGGTATCCGAGCCGCCGAGCAACTGGAGAAGGAAGGCATACATTGCAACCTTACGCTCCTGTTCTCCTTTATCCAGGCTGCCGCCTGCGCCCAGGCCGGGGCATTCCTGATCTCGCCCTTCGTTGGGCGAATTCTGGATTGGCACCTGGCCAACAGTGGCCGCGACAGCTATCCGGCCGCCGAAGATCCAGGCGTGCTTTCAGTAACCCGGATCTATAATTACTACAAGGCCAACGGCTTCAACACCGTGGTAATGGGGGCCAGCTTCCGCAACACTGGTGAAATCGAGATGCTCGCCGGCTGCGACCGACTGACGATCAGCCCTACCCTTTTACAGGAGCTGAAAGACGACCAGGGCGGTCTGCCGCAACAACTGACGGCTGATTCGGCCAGCTCGCCGGATCGCTTTGGCACTATCGATGAAAAGCTGTTCCGCTGGGAATCCAACGAAGATGCCATGGCCACGGAAAAGCTGGCCGATGGTATTCGCCGCTTTACGGCGGACCAGATTGAACTTGAAAACCGGGTCCGGCAGCTCGCGAAAGCCGCCTGA
- a CDS encoding TerB family tellurite resistance protein — MIERLKKLFAGPEAENEKPDNHQLAVAATALMVQLSRVDQHEDERELQAIVDSAVKAHQVSRAEAGEILKDALSHADDATSLYEFTGQINEHLDQEGKQALLESIWRVAFADGRIDKYEEHLIRRMADLLHLNHREYMQARHRAEGAGS; from the coding sequence ATGATCGAGCGCCTGAAAAAACTGTTTGCGGGACCGGAAGCTGAAAACGAAAAGCCTGATAACCATCAGCTGGCCGTGGCAGCCACGGCGCTGATGGTGCAACTGTCCCGGGTTGATCAGCATGAAGATGAGCGGGAACTGCAGGCCATTGTCGATAGCGCGGTTAAAGCACACCAGGTCTCCCGGGCGGAAGCCGGGGAGATCCTGAAGGACGCCCTCAGCCACGCCGACGATGCCACCTCGCTTTATGAATTTACCGGTCAGATCAACGAACATCTGGATCAGGAAGGCAAACAGGCACTGCTGGAAAGCATCTGGCGCGTGGCCTTTGCGGACGGGCGCATCGACAAATACGAAGAACACCTTATTCGCCGCATGGCGGACCTGCTGCACCTTAACCATCGGGAATACATGCAGGCGCGGCACCGCGCGGAAGGGGCCGGTTCATAA
- a CDS encoding 3-deoxy-7-phosphoheptulonate synthase — protein MLAILHPNTALDSEEYHQTMHYLENLPGVTVRVHEVQGATQRLTEIYLLGDTKPLNKEEIEALPAVERAIRISEDYRILGRHRDDRRQSGFTYNGVEFNQTNLNIFAGLCAVDVPEHVDMMMKALEESGEVCTRMGAYKPRTNPYSFQGHGKGCLPWVFEKAGKHGIKVIAMEITHESHIEEIDTCLEKLGRPTGVMLQVGTRNTQNFELLKAIGRQSTYPVLLKRGFGITLNESLNAAEYLASEGNANVIFCLRGMKTEAGQPHRNMVDFAHVPAVKRLTRMPVCVDPSHSVGTREQSPDGILDVMHATAQGVIAGANMVLVDFHPKPEKALVDGPQALLMHELPAYLEDIRLCHDTWKKRQAIYQRLKDEAPE, from the coding sequence ATGTTAGCCATCCTTCACCCCAACACAGCTCTGGACAGTGAAGAATACCACCAGACAATGCATTACCTTGAGAATCTTCCGGGTGTTACCGTGCGGGTTCACGAGGTTCAGGGCGCCACCCAGCGGCTGACGGAAATCTATCTGCTGGGCGACACCAAACCCCTGAACAAGGAAGAAATCGAGGCACTTCCGGCGGTTGAGCGGGCCATTCGCATATCGGAGGATTACCGCATTCTCGGCCGTCACCGGGACGACCGGCGACAGAGCGGTTTCACCTACAATGGTGTGGAATTCAATCAGACCAACCTGAACATCTTCGCCGGTTTGTGTGCTGTAGATGTACCCGAGCACGTCGACATGATGATGAAGGCTCTGGAGGAAAGTGGCGAAGTCTGCACCCGGATGGGCGCCTACAAGCCGCGCACCAACCCCTATTCGTTCCAGGGGCATGGCAAGGGCTGCCTGCCCTGGGTGTTTGAGAAAGCCGGCAAACATGGCATCAAGGTGATCGCCATGGAGATCACCCACGAAAGCCATATTGAAGAAATCGACACCTGCCTGGAAAAACTCGGCCGGCCCACCGGTGTCATGCTGCAAGTAGGCACCCGGAACACCCAGAACTTCGAGCTGCTGAAGGCCATTGGCCGGCAGAGCACCTACCCCGTGCTGCTAAAGCGTGGTTTTGGCATCACCCTGAATGAATCCCTGAACGCCGCTGAGTACCTGGCCAGCGAAGGCAACGCCAACGTCATCTTCTGCCTGAGGGGCATGAAAACAGAGGCCGGTCAGCCCCATCGCAACATGGTGGATTTTGCCCATGTGCCTGCAGTCAAACGCCTGACCCGCATGCCGGTGTGCGTGGATCCTTCCCATTCGGTCGGGACCCGTGAGCAATCGCCGGATGGCATTCTCGATGTCATGCACGCGACAGCCCAGGGCGTTATCGCGGGCGCCAACATGGTGCTGGTGGACTTCCACCCGAAACCGGAAAAAGCCCTTGTGGATGGCCCCCAGGCCCTGCTGATGCACGAATTGCCGGCTTACCTCGAAGATATCCGTCTCTGCCATGACACCTGGAAGAAACGCCAGGCCATTTATCAACGCCTGAAGGATGAAGCACCCGAATGA
- a CDS encoding glycerophosphodiester phosphodiesterase, translating into MIVYGHRGAKGEAPENTLPGFVHAYRHGIRHFELDLVLSKDGKPVLVHDLSVERTTGQKGSISQYTAAELAAMDARRNTSSWPRPTGIPTLEDLLDKFDDLEHLQLEVKKDSRARLNILCNRLTEVIQRRSLYQTAAITSSDTWFLKEIRRRNKNIRIGLVTERKFPRPLSMASRLGCEYLCINWKLCSKDLVEHAHRRGMHVSTWTVNRIHDMLQLEEIGVDSIITDYPTSTRIFFDNRAKALLSLPAREALNVEPEMNVGSDESLHLTPGSH; encoded by the coding sequence ATGATTGTGTACGGACACAGAGGCGCCAAAGGAGAGGCCCCGGAGAACACCCTGCCCGGCTTTGTGCACGCCTACCGCCACGGCATCCGGCACTTCGAACTGGATCTGGTACTGTCGAAGGACGGAAAGCCGGTGCTGGTGCACGACCTGTCGGTTGAACGCACCACCGGCCAGAAAGGCAGCATCAGCCAATACACCGCTGCCGAACTGGCGGCCATGGATGCAAGGCGCAATACCAGTTCATGGCCCAGGCCTACCGGTATACCGACACTGGAAGACCTTCTGGATAAGTTTGACGATCTGGAACACCTGCAACTGGAGGTCAAAAAGGACAGTCGCGCCAGGCTCAATATCCTCTGTAACCGGCTGACGGAGGTGATCCAGCGCCGGAGCCTGTATCAGACCGCCGCGATCACGTCGTCGGACACCTGGTTTCTGAAGGAAATCCGGCGGCGCAACAAAAACATCCGCATCGGTCTGGTAACAGAAAGAAAGTTCCCGCGCCCCCTGAGCATGGCCAGCCGTCTGGGATGCGAGTACCTCTGCATTAACTGGAAGCTGTGCTCAAAGGACCTTGTTGAACATGCACACCGCCGTGGCATGCACGTCTCCACCTGGACAGTGAACCGCATTCACGACATGCTGCAACTGGAAGAAATAGGGGTGGACAGCATTATTACCGACTACCCCACCAGCACCCGGATATTTTTCGATAACCGGGCCAAGGCATTGTTGAGCTTGCCTGCGAGGGAAGCGCTAAATGTGGAGCCCGAGATGAACGTGGGGTCAGATGAAAGCCTTCATCTGACCCCTGGTTCGCACTGA